In Rhopalosiphum padi isolate XX-2018 chromosome 3, ASM2088224v1, whole genome shotgun sequence, the genomic stretch taatttataacatatgtaCCTTCCAAAGGAGTCGGCCCGACGGACCGCCCCGTTGTGGCCCACCACGTTGCAGTTGATGGGCTCGCACTTTGGCAAACATGGCGTGACCAGTGCCTTGAACTGAACGATGTCGGACGTGGGGAACTTGAATGCGTCGAACGGCGCCTCCAGTATCTTGACGGTGCCGCCACCACCCGTGTCTACGGCCGATATCGGTCCCATGATCGCCGGATCCGTGGGACAACCGTCGGCATCGATGAGCAGTATCTCGCTGGTGTCCACGCCGTCCAGGGCGATCAGCTCCCGGACGAATATCTCGTACGGCGAACGGTCGTCGAGTATGTGGAATCGGAGGCTGAGCGGGTCACCCACCTGCGCAGCGTGTATATCACCACCCGCCCGGTTCGTGATCCTCATCATCACTGTGGGTGAGATTACAAACGCCGTTTCTTCTACGCCGTTGCCACTGACTCCGCCGCCGTTTTTGTCGGCCGCGTCCGACTCCACGTCGTCATCGGATTCCACGGCCGGTGCCATCGCCAGCTCAATTCCCTGGCCCACGCTCCGATTTTGTAGGTCGTACGAACACCGCACCGACAGCCCAATGTCCTGGCCCGTGACGATCTGATCGTGGTGCTACGGGCGTTAATACAGAAACAGTTAGTGATACGAGTCCCTTAAATTTACCGTGTACGATTTACCAGTAACAGGTAAATTCACCAAAAATATGGATAATGTCAAATCATGACGAAATTCCGTtggaaaaaatcaatttttaatggaaatttatcgATTCTAGCGAAAATTTGTTCGTAAAACGTTTTACGTCGCGCTTTGAGATAGTATTTTACCGACACCCACCCGTAATCGAGCAAATGGTTTTACACTTATATCTGTAAAACTAAtccttattcatttttataggcatttgaagtttaaattcgACGAAATTAGATGTATTTAAACAAAAGTTAACgatttcagttatttttatgtaggtaattcaaaaaatatcaattgtaaatacttgaaacattacataaattattatttcttatgcacagttaaattttcaatttagaaTCATTGTGGGCTACTTATTATGAATGAACCTATTTACGTTATTCTATATTGTTGGcttataagttaaaagttagtacaaatataaaaacataatattgtatttgacaattttgtcaaaaattacttaaaattgaacctacattgcataaaattacatatagtaacataaatatttcataaaatattcttagaagTGGAAGCTGACACATTATATTAGACTTAATCTTTTTAGTACACAAAGTTAATGTATACTCAGCAAAATATATTCgttaaaaattcgatttaaaTGCATCAAAATTTATACCGCaactatacttaataatttgcaagaaaaaagataatttttatttgaaaaaacaaattttgtatcGCCACAATGCATTTCTTAAACGGtaagataaaaaatgtaaataatacaaaacacgGTCCAtaaatagctatttaaaaattccaaaaatctaaATTCAAATTAACGCATTATCAAAGGAAAAAATAGCGTGGGGGAGGGAATAATATAGCACCACGGTCGGTGAATTTGCACCCCGCTGCAGTCatttataatacgaataatatccTTACCTGGATAATGATTTCGGTGAAAAACTTGCCGGGTTGGTCCTGCCGGACGTCGCAGTTCGGGCTGTGGTAGTCCAACCTCAAGTCGAAGTCCAGCGTGCTCTTCACGTCATTGACGCAAGAATTCGGCCGGTTCTTGGCGTACACCTTGCCGTCGAACAGCCGGTTGGTATGCACAGACGCGACCATGTCCGCGCCGCGGCAGTCGATCTTCACGCTGAAGCACGACGACATCTGGTAAGTGGTGGCACCGGCCACCGTCAGGTAAGGGCGGTGGTCCAGCTGCTGCTGCGACAGGCTGGACGTGCTGTGGTGCGAGACGCGGCACACGTTCACGCCCGTCTCGTTGTAGTCGAACGAACGGCACTGGAACTCCTTGGACGACAGGCAGATCTCCTTGCACCGGTCCGCGGTGGCGACGTTCTCGTAGATGGCGTCCACCGTCCTCAGCAGCTTACCGCCGACCTCGGCGAAGTCGCACATCTTCGGTTGCTCGACCACGCAGTTGGACTCCATGTAGTCCACGACGTCGGCCGACCGGTTGCTGATCGGCGGGCGCCCGGACACGGTGAACTGGTCCACGTCGTTCAAGTAACAGTCGCCGGTCTCCTTGTTGAAGTTGACGGACCTGCGAGCACGTCCGATCGGACATAACGACAACGTCAGTCAGCGTTTGTTTATTATTGCAAATGACACGCATACACTgcactgttatatatatatatatatacgaaggTAGTATATTATCATGCTATACGTAAGCACATATCAACCTATACGACTGTATATTTGCGTGCAGAGTAAAGTATTCGAATAATTATACTACAACTAGTTCGATTTTAATGGCGCATTCCCAATGTATTCTACTCCGCGCAAAAGTATTTCGAATACTTTAAAAGTATACGCGTTAGATGAAAAAGTTAACCCTATtgcgttttaataaaatgaaatttaataacgCGTTTCAATGTACCAGTTAGCCTCTTCgactatttttatagatatttaaaataaaaatttgttttttatcgtattttaaaaaaaataaatactttcaaGAACAGTATTTGTAAAGTATTGGAATAATTCAAGCTAATATCAAgcttaaaattttcaaacaaaataaaacctaaatatTAATGCAAAAAATACACGAAATAgcgctaaatattttataatttaaattaaatattttgtttatttgtattcataaaattatatgttaagtGACCCAGTGGTTTTTAACGCCATTTTGACCACAAAAGTGAAAAAGTATTCCGaata encodes the following:
- the LOC132924638 gene encoding uncharacterized protein LOC132924638, whose protein sequence is MHPLHPRRLAPLSAALSLLVVSAVLAGRARPAAALKCDGGDVSFELLTGYAASPAAKHAMREQLALFTLPQCIDACRSDDQCAAVTYETGACVSYAAVPQKNANSDFPLKRSHYPTHTATVARKICVRKPKSCNQRSWSFDTIHGELKVTSKQHFKAITRSGCMDKCLNEKSFQCRSVNFNKETGDCYLNDVDQFTVSGRPPISNRSADVVDYMESNCVVEQPKMCDFAEVGGKLLRTVDAIYENVATADRCKEICLSSKEFQCRSFDYNETGVNVCRVSHHSTSSLSQQQLDHRPYLTVAGATTYQMSSCFSVKIDCRGADMVASVHTNRLFDGKVYAKNRPNSCVNDVKSTLDFDLRLDYHSPNCDVRQDQPGKFFTEIIIQHHDQIVTGQDIGLSVRCSYDLQNRSVGQGIELAMAPAVESDDDVESDAADKNGGGVSGNGVEETAFVISPTVMMRITNRAGGDIHAAQVGDPLSLRFHILDDRSPYEIFVRELIALDGVDTSEILLIDADGCPTDPAIMGPISAVDTGGGGTVKILEAPFDAFKFPTSDIVQFKALVTPCLPKCEPINCNVVGHNGAVRRADSFGRRRRRRSVGGGNQTEEVVFQEIRIEDKFKFEAQRGDPGHEINFSGSSGTVTSTNAAGDHQNTYWNTYAFALVLVAFVVLQLFVIFVCWLCVTYRSRGNREDASIYESAISEYASTVRTPISWDNSYYK